A window of Mangifera indica cultivar Alphonso chromosome 13, CATAS_Mindica_2.1, whole genome shotgun sequence contains these coding sequences:
- the LOC123194701 gene encoding serine/threonine-protein kinase AFC3 isoform X3, translated as MHDLHLIHTDLKPENILLVSSEYIKLHGYKRSSSDEMSFRCMPKSSAIKLIDFGSTAFDNQNHSSIVSTRHYRAPEVILGLGWSYPCDMWSVGCILIELCTGEALFQTHENLEHLAMMERVLGPIPEHMIRRASRGSEKYFRRGSRLNWPEGAVSRESIRAVRKLDNLKNMVSLHVDSSRSTFIDLLHGLLKFDPLERLTARQALNHPFFSDPS; from the exons ATGCATGATTTACACTTAATCCACACTGACCTGAAGCCAGAAAatattcttcttgtttcttctgAATATATAAAGCTCCATGGCTACAAG AGGAGTTCTTCAGATGAAATGTCTTTTAGGTGCATGCCAAAGTCAAGTGCGATTAAGCTGATTGATTTTGGTAGCACTGCTTTTGATAATCAGAATCATAGCTCCATTGTGTCCACAAGGCATTACAGAGCCCCTGAGGTTATTCTAG GGCTTGGTTGGTCTTATCCATGTGATATGTGGAGTGTTGGTTGTATACTAATTGAGCTATGCACG ggtGAAGCATTATTTCAAACACATGAGAACTTGGAACATTTGGCAATGATGGAAAGGGTATTGGGACCTATTCCAGAGCATATGATTCGAAGGGCCAG TAGGGGATCGGAAAAGTATTTCAGGAGAGGATCTAGACTGAATTGGCCTGAAGGAGCAGTTTCAAGGGAGAGTATTAGAGCTGTGAGAAAGCTTGATAATCTTAAG AATATGGTGTCACTACACGTAGATAGCTCAAGGTCGACCTTCATTGACTTGTTGCATGGCTTGTTGAAATTCGACCCATTGGAACGGCTCACTGCTCGACAAGCACTCAACCATCCCTTTTTTAGTGATCCTAGTTAA
- the LOC123194854 gene encoding putative pentatricopeptide repeat-containing protein At3g15130, with protein sequence MNQVPVFVLSERQRFAEILRYCSKNLLVDLGFQVHGAVVRMGLSFDLMLNNDLIDMYAKCGKMDQASLVFDKMLERNVVSWTALMCGFLQNGNAKKSLFIFSGMGSSGVKPNEFTFSTAIKASGVENNSESGRQIQGMCVKTGFERKFVVGNSIIDMYAKCARIDEAVLMFITMPIKNLITWNVMIAGYTLAGYSEKGLLLFRKMQEQGEVPDEFTFTSTLKACNCLGSVQGGTQIHGFLITSGFPYSAKTAIAGALVDFYVKCGYLLEARRVFDQIEQKSVISRSSLILGYAQDGNLAVAMDLFRQLMDSNFQVDAFVLSSMMGVFADLALVEQGKQIHAYAIKVPSGLDVSVSNSIVDMYLKCGLIDEAAKLFSEIPARNVVSWTVMITGYGKHGLGREAVSLFNKMLSENIEPDDVTYLAVLTACSHSGLSEESEVYFSRLCHDPRIKPRVEHYSCMVDSLGRAGRLKDARSLIESMPLQPSIAIWQTLLSACRIHGDLELGREVGEILLKMDSDNAVNYVMMSNIHADAGYWNECERIRKLVKSKGLKKVAGRSWVEIDKEVHFFYGGDDTHPQTEKINQVLKEMERRMKEELGYVYGVKFALRDVEEESKEESLRVHSEKLAIGLALACGGMDEQAGKVIRVFKNLRVCGDCHEFIKGLSKILKVAFLVRDANRFHKFEGGQCSCGDYW encoded by the coding sequence ATGAACCAAGTACCTGTTTTTGTATTAAGTGAGCGGCAGAGATTCGCCGAAATCTTGAGGTACTGTTCGAAGAACTTGTTAGTTGACCTCGGTTTTCAGGTTCATGGAGCTGTAGTAAGAATGGGGCTGTCTTTTGATTTGATGTTGAACAATGACCTTATAGATATGTATGCAAAATGCGGTAAAATGGACCAAGCTTCTTTAGTGTTTGACAAAATGCTTGAGAGAAATGTGGTTTCTTGGACAGCCCTGATGTGTGGATTTTTACAGAACGGCAATGCCAAGAAatcgttatttatattttctggAATGGGATCATCAGGTGTTAAACCAAACGAATTTACATTTTCAACTGCTATTAAGGCTAGTGGGGTTGAGAACAACTCAGAAAGTGGAAGGCAGATTCAAGGTATGTGTGTGAAAACTGGATTTGAAAGGAAATTTGTGGTGGGCAATTCCATCATTGACATGTATGCGAAATGTGCAAGAATTGATGAAGCAGTGTTGATGTTTATAACAATGCCAATTAAAAATCTCATCACTTGGAATGTGATGATTGCGGGTTATACACTTGCTGGATACAGTGAGAAAGGTCTGCTTTTGTTTCGAAAAATGCAAGAACAGGGGGAAGTTCCCGATGAGTTCACATTCACAAGCACATTAAAGGCTTGTAATTGTCTTGGTTCAGTCCAGGGAGGAACTCAAATTCATGGTTTCTTGATCACCAGTGGATTTCCATATTCAGCTAAAACAGCCATAGCAGGCGCTCTTGTTGATTTTTATGTGAAATGTGGGTACTTATTAGAAGCTAGAAGAGTGTTTGACCAGATAGAACAGAAGAGTGTAATATCTCGGAGTTCACTGATTCTTGGTTATGCTCAAGATGGGAACTTAGCAGTTGCCATGGACTTGTTTAGACAACTGATGGACAGCAACTTTCAAGTAGATGCTTTTGTACTATCAAGCATGATGGGTGTTTTTGCTGATTTAGCTCTTGTGGAGCAAGGAAAGCAAATACATGCATATGCAATCAAAGTCCCGTCTGGTTTAGACGTATCAGTATCCAATTCAATTGTGGATATGTATCTCAAATGTGGACTAATAGATGAGGCAGCTAAACTTTTTAGTGAAATACCTGCTCGGAATGTGGTTTCTTGGACAGTGATGATCACTGGTTATGGTAAGCATGGTCTTGGGAGAGAAGCAGTTAGTCTGTTCAACAAAATGCTATCAGAAAACATTGAGCCGGACGATGTAACTTACTTGGCAGTACTCACAGCCTGTAGCCATTCTGGGCTCAGTGAAGAAAGTGAAGTATACTTCTCAAGGTTATGTCATGACCCGCGCATTAAACCTAGAGTAGAGCATTATTCATGTATGGTTGATTCATTAGGCCGAGCCGGACGCTTAAAAGATGCAAGGAGTCTCATCGAAAGCATGCCTCTTCAACCCAGCATAGCTATATGGCAGACATTGCTTAGTGCTTGTAGAATACATGGGGACTTAGAATTAGGAAGAGAAGTAGGTGAAATTCTCCTAAAAATGGATAGTGATAATGCAGTCAACTATGTTATGATGTCAAATATTCATGCTGATGCGGGCTATTGGAACGAGTGTGAGAGAATAAGAAAGCTGGTGAAAAGCAAGGGCTTAAAGAAAGTAGCAGGGCGCAGTTGGGTTGAGATTGATAAGGAAGTGCATTTCTTTTATGGTGGAGATGACACACATCCACAAACAGagaaaattaatcaagttttgaaAGAAATGGAGAGGAGAATGAAAGAAGAGTTGGGTTATGTTTATGGCGTGAAATTTGCATTGCGCGACGTGGAAGAGGAATCGAAGGAAGAGAGTTTGCGAGTTCATAGTGAGAAATTAGCAATTGGGTTGGCATTGGCTTGTGGTGGTATGGATGAGCAGGCAGGAAAGGTTATTAGGGTTTTCAAGAACTTGAGAGTTTGTGGGGATTGTCATGAGTTCATCAAGGGTTTGTCAAAGATCTTGAAGGTGGCATTTTTGGTGAGAGATGCTAATAGATTTCATAAGTTTGAGGGTGGGCAATGCTCATGTGGAGATTATTGGTGA
- the LOC123194855 gene encoding pentatricopeptide repeat-containing protein At2g20540 gives MASRVGVSTTKELEDLFVPFLQNCIKMIELKKIHARIVKYSLSQSNFLVTKMIDVCDNGGDLEYASLLFKQVNKPNVFLYNAMIRAYTHNHVYGLAVDVYKQMLRDLRAENPILPDKFTFPFLIKSCGGLMCYFLGKQVHAHVCKFGPKSHSITENALIDMYTKCDDLIEAQRVFEQMTERDVISWNGLISGHVRLGQMKKARSLFEKMPYKTIVSWTVLISGYSHMGCYADALDVFRQMQRAGFEPDDISIVSVLPACAQLGALELGKWIHMYCDRNGFLRKTCICNALIEMYAKCGCIDQARQLFELMLDKDVISWSTMIGGLANHGKAREAIQLFQEMLRANVEPNGVTFLGILSACSHAGFWNEGLLYLDSMRKDYQIEPKIEHYGCLVDLLGRAGRLRQALEIIEEMPMKPDSKIWGSLLSCCRTHSNLEIAVIAMEHLLELEPEDTGNHVLLSNIYADLGKWEGVSRMRKLIRSKSIKKTPGCSLIEVNNEVQEFVSGDDTKPFSEDIFCLLELLALHQDRTKYLIDIMQEEMLYN, from the coding sequence ATGGCCTCAAGGGTTGGTGTGTCGACTACAAAAGAATTGGAAGATCTTTTTGTACCCTTTTTACAAAACTGTATAAAAATGATAGAATTGAAGAAAATCCATGCAAGGATAGTGAAATACTCTCTCTCACAGAGCAACTTCTTGGTGACGAAAATGATTGATGTTTGTGATAATGGAGGAGATTTAGAGTATGCAAGTTTGCTTTTTAAGCAAGTGAATAAGCCAAATGTGTTTCTCTATAACGCAATGATCAGAGCTTACACACACAATCATGTGTATGGCCTAGCCGTTGATGTTTACAAGCAAATGTTAAGAGACTTGCGAGCTGAAAACCCAATTTTGCCTGACAAATTCACTTTCCCATTTCTCATAAAATCATGTGGTGGGCTTATGTGTTATTTTCTGGGGAAACAAGTCCATGCCCATGTCTGTAAATTTGGACCAAAGTCACATTCAATAACAGAGAATGCACTCATAGACATGTACACAAAGTGTGATGATTTAATTGAAGCACAGAGAGTGTTCGAGCAAATGACTGAGAGAGACGTAATTTCTTGGAATGGACTTATTTCTGGGCATGTTAGATTGGGCCAAATGAAGAAAGCAAGATCGCTGTTTGAAAAGATGCCCTATAAGACTATTGTCTCATGGACTGTACTGATTTCTGGTTACTCCCATATGGGGTGCTATGCTGATGCACTGGATGTTTTTCGGCAAATGCAAAGAGCTGGCTTTGAGCCTGATGATATAAGTATTGTTTCTGTTCTGCCTGCTTGTGCACAACTAGGAGCTCTTGAGCTAGGAAAATGGATTCACATGTATTGTGATAGAAATGGGTTCCTGAGGAAGACTTGTATTTGTAATGCTCTTATTGAAATGTATGCAAAATGTGGCTGCATCGATCAAGCCAGGCAGTTGTTCGAGCTGATGTTAGACAAAGATGTAATTTCATGGAGCACCATGATTGGAGGGCTAGCCAATCATGGGAAAGCTCGGGAAGCAATTCAACTGTTTCAGGAAATGCTGAGAGCAAATGTGGAACCAAACGGTGTAACGTTTTTGGGCATTTTATCAGCTTGTTCACATGCAGGGTTTTGGAATGAGGGATTATTGTACTTAGATTCTATGAGAAAAGATTATCAAATAGAGCCCAAAATTGAGCATTATGGTTGTTTGGTTGATCTGCTTGGGCGTGCAGGGCGCCTCAGGCAAGCGCTTGAAATAATTGAGGAGATGCCAATGAAGCCGGATTCAAAGATATGGGGTTCTTTGTTGAGTTGTTGCAGAACTCATAGCAATCTTGAGATAGCTGTTATAGCAATGGAGCACCTTCTGGAGCTTGAACCAGAGGACACAGGAAACCATGTGTTGCTTTCTAATATTTATGCCGACCTCGGAAAGTGGGAGGGCGTCTCCAGAATGAGGAAACTCATAAGAAGTAAGAGCATTAAGAAAACACCAGGATGTAGTTTGATTGAGGTCAACAATGAGGTACAAGAGTTTGTCTCTGGAGATGATACAAAACCATTTTCAGAAGACATCTTCTGTTTGTTAGAACTGCTAGCTTTGCACCAGGACAGAACCAAATACCTGATTGATATTATGCAGGAAGAAATGTTATATAACTGA
- the LOC123194856 gene encoding uncharacterized protein LOC123194856, producing the protein MAANSRESRRRKILERGSERLAFIKGDLPSPSQPQFHDDTERESPRPLVSHQPHLTDQTTDFPDVETKGNIALPGSMSLKEDPVFDAGHISAHYNGSSEEPPLPERGTDIEDLRDHASEVNGTTQSSIFSSNDESASVSVSKEEQQLEQQRCQLRLFKTSEISCAISATEHIRLFCSVAVALLVVLSYVGFPILGSNIIKSIISFKPLYLVLLTNLTIVLSRLLYDSQGGFQTAIRGENNIPSSDGYDWAEQASKALEVGLLMQKVIDAVFIDCSVYSIIIICGLCFV; encoded by the exons ATGGCAGCCAACAGCAGAgaaagcagaagaagaaaaatcttggAAAGAGGATCTGAACGCTTAGCTTTCATCAAGGGCGACCTCCCTTCTCCTTCTCAACCACAATTTCATGACGACACCGAAAGAGAATCTCCTCGGCCCTTGGTTTCCCACCAACCCCATCTCACAGATCAAACCACTG ATTTTCCTGATGTTGAGACTAAGGGTAACATTGCTCTCCCTGGTTCTATGTCACTAAAAGAGGATCCTGTTTTTGATGCTGGCCATATCAGTGCTCACTACAACGGAAGCAGTGAAGAACCGCCCTTGCCTGAACGGGGTACAGACATTGAAGACTTACGAGATCATGCTTCAGAAGTTAATGGCACAACACAATCTTCTATCTTTTCATCTAATGATGAAAGTGCATCTGTTTCTGTCTCAAAAGAGGAGCAGCAGTTGGAACAACAGAGGTGCCAGTTGAGATTGTTCAAAACAAGTGAAATAAGTTGTGCTATTTCTGCAACAGAACATATCCGCCTTTTTTGTTCTGTAGCAGTGGCTCTTTTAGTGGTTTTATCATATGTAGGATTTCCTATACTAGGAAGCAACATCATAAAGAGCATCATAAGCTTTAAGCCTCTTTATCTAGTCTTGCTGACCAATCTTACAATTGTGCTTTCACGACTTCTATATGATAGTCAAGGAGGTTTTCAAACAGCTATCAGAGGAGAAAATAATATTCCTTCTTCTGATGGATATGATTGGGCTGAGCAAGCAAGCAAGGCTTTAGAGGTAGGCTTGTTGATGCAGAAGGTAATTGATGCAGTATTCATTGATTGCAGTGTCTattctattattataatttgtggACTGTGCTTTGTTTAG
- the LOC123194354 gene encoding DDT domain-containing protein DDR4-like, which translates to MAGGRRKPTPSPKKTRGQNMPEVKADAVVVSDESSSESEVKKLRERWELACVLNFLNVFELVIASGLKLTAEEIEMGLIEPNSSNAQLHIVLLKGIPPVSKLLNGSDAWVSVLHKKLAMWWPWVAEGEIPLTAAKGEEISRYKALEPTCRLLILKALCEIRADQDDVLSYINNALKEGTQVSSFRKDKIGKDVNGTSYWYDGSTTIGYRLYKEVNKIGSKTKCKGKACLTLPATCTQWETLATNFEEFCEVVDELSSSKVVAEVAIGKRIAVDVIPVVEKFHKKKERSLKRKQRQEMLLLNGFRNSFAVGMTRSCRSRRPISYTFDDYDRAIDEAIELTKKSTTNKEQRHGKSALNDSTVETKMEDSYDNGDSAGIDTESDRLQEAGDGDDVYDNKKDSDNGNGSDSSNSDDQRNLGKTIYGATSVQKPVGSCWSERLARDSNHPAMETRNLSTKSRLRQRPTRNSALDSIALDSDDDESSEETNSKLSEHENLSMVADSEEVSDS; encoded by the exons ATGGCCGGTGGACGCCGTAAACCGACGCCTTCTCCTAAAAAGACACGTGGACAAAATATGCCAGAGGTGAAGGCAGACGCAGTTGTTGTCTCGGACGAATCGTCTTCTGAATCTGAGGTTAAAAAGTTACGTGAACGATGGGAACTGGCCTGTGTTCTCAATTTTTTGAAC GTTTTTGAGCTAGTTATTGCAAGCGGCTTGAAGTTAACTGCTGAAGAGATTGAGATGGGACTTATTGAGCCTAATAGTTCTAATGCTCAGCTTCATATTGTCCTGTTAAAG GGGATACCACCTGTGAGTAAACTATTAAATGGTTCTGATGCATGGGTGTCTGTACTTCATAAGAAACTTGCTATGTGGTGGCCATGG GTTGCTGAAGGGGAGATTCCATTAACTGCAGCTAAAGG AGAGGAAATATCTCGATACAAAGCATTAGAACCAACATGTCGGTTACTAATTTTAAAAGCACTTTGTGAAATTCGAGCTGAT CAAGATGATGTTCTGTCTTACATTAACAATGCCTTAAAAGAAGGAACTCAAGTTTCTAGTTTCCGCAAAGATAAGATTGGAAAAGATGTAAATGGAACTTCATACTG GTATGATGGAAGTACAACTATTGGTTATAGATTGTACAAGGAGGTAAACAAAATTGGGTCAAAAACCAAATGTAAAGGAAAAGCGTGTTTAACTCTACCAGCTACCTGTACACAATGGGAAACACTCGCTACTAATTTTGAGGAATTTTGTGAAGTTGTG GATGAACTGTCATCTAGCAAAGTTGTGGCAGAAGTTGCCATTGGCAAGAGAATTGCTGTTGATGTTATTCCTGTTGTTGAAAAGTTTCATAAG AAGAAAGAAAGGTCATTGAAACGGAAACAAAGACAGGAGATGCTCCTGCTGAATGGCTTTAGAAATTCTTTTGCAGTTGGGATGACTCGTTCCTGTAGGAGTCGTAGGCCTATCAGTTATACATTtg ATGATTATGATCGAGCCATTGATGAGGCTATAGAGTTAACAAA gAAAAGTACAACTAATAAAGAGCAAAGGCATGGAAAGAGTGCATTGAATGACAGCACAGTGGAAACAAAGATGGAAGACAGTTATGATAATGGTGACTCCGCAGGTATTGATACTGAAAGTGATAGACTTCAGGAAGCTGGCGATGGTGATGAtgtttatgataataaaaaggACAGTGATAATGGCAATGGTAGTGACTCAAGCAATTCTGATGATCAAAGAAATCTTGGCAAAACGATCTATGGAGCAACCTCGGTCCAGAAACCTGTAGGATCATGCTGGAGTGAGAGATTAGCCCGAGATTCTAACCATCCTGCCATGGAAACCAGAAACTTGAGTACAAAAAGTAGATTGAGGCAAAGACCAACAAGGAACTCTGCCCTTGACTCTATTGCATTAGATTCAGATGATGATGAGTCATCGGAGGAAACTAACAGTAAGCTTTCAGAACATGAAAACTTGTCCATGGTTGCTGATTCGGAAGAGGTAAGCGACAGCTAA